Proteins from one Nitrobacteraceae bacterium AZCC 2146 genomic window:
- a CDS encoding LysR family hydrogen peroxide-inducible transcriptional activator (product_source=KO:K04761; cath_funfam=1.10.10.10,3.40.190.10; cog=COG0583; ko=KO:K04761; pfam=PF00126,PF03466; superfamily=46785,53850): MITLRQLRYLAALAKHGHFGRAADACAVTQPALSMQIRDLERTLGVKVVERRPGDVMLTDVGREIARRGEDVLAASRDLVDFARHRGGLLTGRLTLGVIPSLAPYLLPRILPVLQKQFPELRLELRETQTKQLVDDIKSGALDAAMLALPLGEPEIDTLKLFDDLFLLAVPVNDPRAVETRVKARDIDQSRLILLEDGHCLRDQALAFCATARGGNVGANGMAFAASSLSTVMQMVASGYGVTLIPQIAADVEQRDERVKFLRLENPQPGRSIGLAFRKTSPRKADFAALGDVVKGCVESS; encoded by the coding sequence ATGATCACGCTCCGACAGCTCCGTTATCTCGCCGCGTTGGCCAAGCATGGCCATTTTGGCCGCGCCGCGGACGCCTGCGCCGTCACCCAGCCGGCGCTCTCGATGCAGATCCGCGACCTCGAGCGCACGCTGGGCGTCAAGGTGGTGGAACGCCGGCCCGGCGACGTGATGCTGACCGATGTCGGCCGCGAGATCGCCCGCCGCGGCGAGGACGTGCTGGCGGCGTCGCGCGATCTCGTCGACTTCGCCCGGCACCGCGGCGGGTTGTTGACCGGACGGCTGACGCTCGGGGTGATTCCCTCATTGGCGCCGTATCTGCTGCCACGCATCCTGCCGGTGCTGCAGAAACAGTTTCCGGAACTGCGGCTGGAGTTGCGCGAGACGCAGACCAAGCAACTGGTCGATGACATCAAGAGCGGCGCGCTCGATGCCGCGATGCTGGCGCTGCCGCTCGGCGAGCCCGAGATCGATACGCTGAAACTGTTCGACGACCTGTTCCTGCTGGCGGTGCCGGTGAATGATCCGCGCGCGGTGGAGACGCGGGTGAAGGCCCGCGACATCGATCAGAGCCGGCTGATCCTGCTCGAAGACGGCCACTGTCTGCGTGACCAGGCGCTGGCATTCTGCGCCACGGCGCGCGGCGGCAATGTCGGCGCCAACGGCATGGCCTTCGCAGCCTCCAGCCTCTCCACGGTGATGCAGATGGTCGCCAGCGGCTACGGTGTCACGCTGATCCCGCAGATCGCCGCGGATGTGGAGCAGCGCGACGAGCGCGTGAAGTTCCTGCGGCTGGAAAACCCGCAGCCCGGCCGCAGCATCGGACTGGCGTTCCGCAAGACCTCGCCGCGCAAGGCGGATTTTGCTGCGCTGGGCGATGTGGTGAAGGGATGTGTGGAAAGTTCGTAG
- a CDS encoding catalase-peroxidase (product_source=KO:K03782; cath_funfam=1.10.420.10,1.10.520.10; cog=COG0376; ko=KO:K03782; pfam=PF00141; superfamily=48113; tigrfam=TIGR00198): MDAKTDESAGKCPVVHTTAARANRDWWPNQLDLSILHQHSSLSDPLGEAFNYAEEFKKLDYEALKNDLRKLMTDSQDWWPADFGNYGPQFIRMSWHAAGTYRLSDGRGGGGRGQQRFAPLNSWPDNVNIDKSRRLLWPIKQKYGNKISWADLLILTGNVALETMGFRTFGFAAGREDTWEPDQDVNWGSETTWLSHRPLEGFDNPLGATEMGLIYVNPEGPGANGDPVSAARFIRETFKRMAMNDEETVALIGGGHTFGKTHGAAPESHKGPNPEAAGLEAQGLGWVSNYGTGSGADAVGSGIEVTWTQTPTQWSNHFFENLFKYEWVQTRSPGGAIQWEAKDAEEVIPDAHNPSKKHKPTMLTTDLSLRLDPVYEKISRRFLENPQAFAEAFARAWFKLTHRDMGPLARYLGPEVPKEELIWQDPIPAVDHPLIDDSDIAALKAKLLATGLTVSELVSTAWASASTFRGGDKRGGANGARIRLAPQKDWEVNQPAQLAKVLQTLEGIQKEFNASQSGGKKVSLADLIVLGGSAAVEKAAKDAGLNVTVPFSPGRADASQEQTDVEAFTVLEPVADGFRNYLKGKYAVPAEVFLVDRAQLLTLTAPEMTVLVGGLRVLGANAGQSQHGVFTGKPETLTNDFFVNLLDMGTEWKTVAGSNDVYEGRDRKSGEVKWTGTRADLVFGSHSQLRALAEVYASTDSKEKFVKDFVAAWTKVMNADRFDLA, translated from the coding sequence ATGGACGCAAAGACTGACGAGAGCGCCGGCAAGTGCCCGGTCGTACACACAACTGCTGCCAGGGCCAACCGCGACTGGTGGCCGAACCAGCTAGACCTTTCGATTCTCCACCAGCACTCCTCGCTGTCCGATCCGCTGGGCGAGGCGTTCAACTATGCGGAGGAGTTCAAGAAGCTCGACTACGAGGCGCTGAAGAATGACCTGCGCAAGCTGATGACCGACTCGCAGGACTGGTGGCCGGCCGACTTCGGCAATTACGGTCCGCAGTTCATCCGCATGTCCTGGCACGCCGCCGGCACCTACCGCCTGAGCGACGGTCGCGGCGGCGGCGGTCGCGGTCAGCAGCGTTTCGCTCCGCTCAACTCCTGGCCGGACAACGTCAACATCGACAAGTCGCGCCGCCTGCTGTGGCCGATCAAGCAGAAGTACGGCAACAAGATCTCGTGGGCCGACCTGCTGATCCTCACCGGCAACGTGGCGCTGGAGACCATGGGTTTTCGTACCTTCGGTTTTGCTGCCGGCCGTGAAGACACCTGGGAGCCGGATCAGGACGTGAACTGGGGTTCCGAGACCACGTGGTTGTCCCACCGGCCCCTTGAGGGCTTCGACAATCCGCTCGGTGCCACCGAGATGGGCCTGATCTACGTCAATCCGGAAGGTCCGGGCGCCAATGGCGATCCGGTTTCCGCCGCCAGATTCATCCGCGAGACCTTCAAGCGCATGGCGATGAACGACGAGGAAACCGTCGCGCTGATCGGCGGCGGCCACACCTTCGGCAAGACCCACGGCGCCGCGCCCGAGTCCCACAAGGGGCCGAACCCTGAAGCTGCCGGCCTGGAAGCACAGGGCCTTGGCTGGGTCAGCAACTACGGTACTGGGTCCGGTGCAGACGCCGTCGGCAGCGGCATCGAAGTCACCTGGACGCAGACGCCGACGCAGTGGAGCAACCACTTCTTCGAGAACCTGTTCAAGTACGAATGGGTGCAGACCCGCAGCCCCGGCGGTGCCATCCAGTGGGAGGCCAAGGACGCCGAGGAAGTTATCCCCGACGCGCACAATCCGTCGAAGAAACACAAGCCGACCATGCTGACCACCGATCTGTCGCTGCGTTTGGACCCGGTCTACGAGAAGATCTCGCGCCGCTTCCTGGAGAACCCGCAGGCCTTCGCCGAGGCCTTCGCCCGCGCCTGGTTCAAGCTGACCCATCGCGACATGGGTCCCCTCGCGCGTTACCTGGGCCCGGAAGTGCCCAAGGAGGAGTTGATCTGGCAGGATCCGATCCCCGCGGTCGATCATCCGTTGATCGACGACTCCGACATCGCCGCGCTCAAGGCCAAGCTGCTGGCCACGGGCCTGACCGTGTCTGAATTGGTCAGCACGGCCTGGGCCTCGGCCTCCACCTTCCGTGGCGGCGACAAGCGCGGCGGCGCCAACGGCGCGCGCATCCGTCTCGCGCCTCAGAAGGATTGGGAGGTCAACCAGCCGGCTCAACTGGCCAAGGTGTTGCAGACGCTCGAAGGAATCCAGAAGGAGTTCAACGCGTCGCAATCCGGTGGCAAGAAGGTCTCGCTTGCCGACCTGATCGTCCTCGGCGGCAGCGCGGCGGTCGAAAAGGCCGCGAAGGATGCCGGCCTCAATGTGACCGTTCCCTTCTCTCCGGGACGTGCGGACGCCTCGCAGGAGCAAACCGATGTGGAGGCCTTCACCGTGCTGGAGCCGGTCGCGGATGGCTTCCGTAACTACCTCAAGGGCAAATATGCCGTGCCGGCCGAGGTGTTTCTGGTGGATCGCGCGCAGTTGCTGACGCTGACCGCGCCGGAAATGACGGTTCTTGTCGGCGGCCTGCGCGTCCTGGGCGCAAATGCCGGGCAGTCCCAGCACGGCGTCTTCACCGGGAAGCCCGAGACGCTGACCAACGATTTCTTCGTCAACCTGCTCGACATGGGCACGGAATGGAAGACGGTCGCTGGCTCGAACGATGTGTATGAGGGGCGTGATCGCAAGAGCGGCGAAGTGAAGTGGACCGGCACCCGCGCCGATCTGGTCTTCGGTTCGCACTCGCAGCTCCGCGCGCTCGCGGAAGTCTATGCGAGCACGGACTCGAAGGAGAAGTTTGTGAAGGACTTCGTCGCGGCATGGACCAAGGTGATGAACGCCGATCGCTTCGACCTTGCCTGA
- a CDS encoding glutathione S-transferase (product_source=KO:K00799; cath_funfam=1.20.1050.10,3.40.30.10; cog=COG0625; ko=KO:K00799; pfam=PF00043,PF02798; superfamily=47616,52833) produces MMKLYWSPRSRSFSALWLMEETGVAYERVLTDITTGAQKTLEFLTVNPMGKVPALQDGEATMAEAAAICAYVAERYPEAGLAPPLGDVHRAKYLYWLFFAPSCIEPAMAQLATKFEISSVAAGWGDAKRVFDVLEAALEEGPWILGEKFSAADIAIGAGLNFAVRQFKMVPSRPSFDRYLDRCEARPAFQRAMVFASGEKV; encoded by the coding sequence ATGATGAAATTGTACTGGTCGCCGCGGTCGCGGTCGTTTTCGGCGCTGTGGCTGATGGAAGAGACCGGCGTAGCTTACGAGCGCGTGTTGACCGACATCACCACCGGCGCGCAGAAGACGCTGGAATTTCTCACCGTCAATCCGATGGGCAAGGTGCCGGCGTTGCAAGACGGCGAGGCCACCATGGCGGAAGCCGCGGCGATCTGCGCCTATGTGGCGGAGCGCTATCCCGAAGCCGGGCTCGCGCCACCGCTGGGCGACGTGCACCGCGCCAAATACCTGTACTGGCTGTTCTTCGCGCCGAGCTGCATCGAGCCGGCGATGGCGCAGCTCGCCACCAAATTCGAGATCAGCTCGGTCGCGGCCGGATGGGGCGATGCGAAGCGGGTGTTCGACGTGCTCGAAGCCGCGCTGGAAGAAGGCCCATGGATTCTCGGCGAGAAGTTCTCCGCTGCCGACATCGCCATCGGCGCGGGACTGAATTTCGCAGTCCGCCAGTTCAAGATGGTGCCGTCGCGGCCATCGTTCGACCGCTATCTCGACCGCTGCGAGGCAAGGCCGGCGTTTCAACGCGCCATGGTGTTTGCGTCGGGAGAGAAGGTGTAG
- a CDS encoding enoyl-[acyl-carrier protein] reductase I (product_source=KO:K00208; cath_funfam=3.40.50.720; cog=COG0623; ko=KO:K00208; pfam=PF13561; superfamily=51735), giving the protein MQGLMQGKRGLIMGVANDHSIAWGIAKTLSAQGAELAFTYQGEALGKRVKPLAQSLGAELVLPCDVEDIASVDGLFATLKEKWGKLDFVVHAIGFSDKNELKGRYADTTRANFSRTMVISCFSFTEIARRAAEMMPDGGSIITLTFGGSTRMLPNYNVMGVAKAALEASTRYLAADFGRQGIRVNAISAGPVRTLAGSGIGDARAMFGFMQKHSPLGRGVTLDELGGSALYLLSDLSGGVTGEVHFVDSGYNIIAMPHPDELKGDAE; this is encoded by the coding sequence ATGCAGGGATTGATGCAGGGCAAGCGCGGGTTGATCATGGGCGTCGCCAATGATCATTCGATCGCGTGGGGTATTGCCAAAACGTTGTCGGCGCAGGGCGCCGAACTGGCCTTCACCTATCAGGGCGAGGCGCTCGGCAAGCGCGTCAAGCCGCTGGCGCAGTCGCTCGGCGCGGAGCTGGTGCTGCCCTGCGACGTCGAGGACATCGCCAGCGTCGACGGTCTGTTCGCGACGTTGAAGGAGAAGTGGGGCAAGCTCGACTTTGTCGTTCACGCCATCGGTTTTTCCGACAAGAACGAGTTGAAGGGGCGCTATGCCGACACCACCCGCGCGAATTTCTCGCGCACCATGGTGATTTCCTGCTTCTCCTTCACCGAGATCGCCAGGCGCGCCGCCGAGATGATGCCGGACGGCGGGTCGATCATCACGCTGACCTTCGGCGGGTCCACCCGCATGTTGCCGAACTACAATGTGATGGGTGTCGCCAAGGCCGCGCTCGAAGCCTCCACCCGCTACCTCGCTGCCGACTTTGGCCGTCAGGGCATTCGCGTCAACGCGATTTCCGCAGGTCCGGTGCGCACGCTCGCCGGCTCCGGCATCGGCGATGCGCGCGCGATGTTCGGCTTCATGCAGAAGCATTCGCCGCTCGGCCGCGGCGTCACGCTCGACGAGCTCGGCGGCTCCGCGCTGTATCTGTTGTCCGATCTGTCCGGCGGCGTCACCGGCGAGGTCCACTTCGTCGATTCCGGCTACAACATCATCGCGATGCCGCATCCGGATGAACTGAAGGGCGACGCGGAGTAG
- a CDS encoding 3-oxoacyl-[acyl-carrier-protein] synthase-1 (product_source=KO:K00647; cath_funfam=3.40.47.10; cog=COG0304; ko=KO:K00647; pfam=PF00109,PF02801; superfamily=53901) — protein sequence MRRVVVTGMGIVSSIGNNTQEVLASLHEAKSGITRADKYAELGFRSQVQGAPTLNPSEIIDRRAMRFLGEGAAWNHVAMEQAIQDSGLEPSDISNERTGIIMGSGGPSARTIVEAADTTRTKGPKRVGPFAVPKAMSSTASATLATWFKIKGVNYSISSACATSNHCIGNAYEMIQWGKQDIVFAGGCEELDWSLSVLFDAMGAMSSKYNDTPSTASRPYDISRDGFVIAGGAGVVVIEELEHAKARGAKIYGEIIGYGATSDGYDMVAPSGEGAERCMKMALATTGGIKVDYINPHATSTPAGDPPEMQAIRNVFGTGDKCPPISATKALTGHSLGATGVQEAIYSLLMMNNGFICESGNITELDPVFADMPIVRKRIDNVKVGTVLSNSFGFGGTNATLVFKRMDA from the coding sequence ATGAGGCGGGTTGTCGTCACGGGGATGGGCATTGTCTCATCTATCGGAAACAACACTCAGGAAGTGCTTGCGAGCCTCCATGAGGCGAAGTCGGGCATTACGCGCGCCGACAAATATGCCGAGCTGGGTTTCCGCTCGCAGGTGCAGGGCGCGCCGACGCTGAATCCATCGGAGATCATCGACCGGCGCGCGATGCGCTTTCTCGGCGAGGGTGCGGCGTGGAATCACGTCGCCATGGAGCAGGCGATTCAGGACTCCGGTCTGGAGCCGTCGGATATTTCCAACGAACGCACCGGCATCATCATGGGCTCCGGCGGTCCCTCCGCCCGCACCATCGTCGAAGCCGCCGACACCACCCGCACCAAGGGCCCGAAGCGCGTCGGCCCGTTCGCGGTGCCGAAGGCGATGTCGTCGACGGCATCTGCCACGCTCGCCACCTGGTTCAAGATCAAGGGCGTCAACTATTCGATCTCCTCGGCCTGCGCGACCTCCAACCATTGCATCGGCAATGCCTATGAAATGATCCAGTGGGGCAAGCAGGACATCGTGTTCGCCGGCGGCTGCGAAGAGCTCGACTGGTCGCTTTCGGTGCTGTTCGACGCCATGGGCGCGATGTCGTCGAAATATAACGACACCCCCTCGACCGCCTCGCGTCCCTACGACATCAGCCGCGATGGTTTTGTCATCGCCGGCGGCGCCGGCGTGGTGGTGATCGAAGAGCTCGAGCACGCCAAGGCGCGCGGCGCGAAAATCTACGGCGAAATCATCGGCTATGGGGCGACCTCGGATGGTTACGACATGGTCGCTCCGTCCGGTGAAGGTGCCGAGCGCTGCATGAAGATGGCGCTGGCCACCACCGGCGGCATCAAGGTCGACTACATCAATCCGCACGCCACCTCGACGCCGGCCGGCGATCCGCCGGAAATGCAGGCGATCCGTAACGTGTTCGGCACCGGCGACAAGTGCCCGCCGATCTCGGCAACCAAGGCGCTGACCGGTCATTCGCTGGGCGCCACCGGGGTGCAGGAGGCGATCTATTCGCTGCTGATGATGAACAACGGTTTCATCTGCGAGAGCGGCAACATCACCGAACTCGATCCGGTATTCGCCGACATGCCGATCGTGCGCAAGCGCATCGACAATGTGAAGGTCGGCACCGTGCTGTCGAACTCGTTCGGCTTCGGTGGCACCAACGCCACGCTGGTATTCAAGCGGATGGATGCCTGA
- a CDS encoding 3-hydroxyacyl-[acyl-carrier protein] dehydratase/trans-2-decenoyl-[acyl-carrier protein] isomerase (product_source=KO:K01716; cath_funfam=3.10.129.10; cog=COG0764; ko=KO:K01716; pfam=PF07977; superfamily=54637; tigrfam=TIGR01749), which yields MIQDKRSSYEYEDLLACGRGELFGAGNAQLPLPPMLMFDRIAEISETGGEYGKGLIRAEFDVKPDLWFFGCHFKGDPVMPGCLGLDALWQMVGFFLGWTGGEGHGRALGLGELKFSGQVLPNISKVVYNIDIKRVMRSKLVLGIADGWLSADGEIIYRAKDLKVCLFKDTAAALQPGT from the coding sequence ATGATTCAGGACAAGCGCAGCAGCTACGAATACGAGGACCTGCTGGCGTGTGGCCGCGGCGAGCTGTTCGGCGCCGGTAATGCGCAGTTGCCGCTGCCGCCGATGCTGATGTTCGACCGCATTGCCGAGATTTCGGAAACCGGCGGCGAATATGGCAAGGGCCTCATTCGTGCCGAGTTCGACGTCAAGCCGGACCTGTGGTTCTTCGGCTGCCACTTCAAGGGCGATCCGGTGATGCCGGGCTGCCTGGGCCTCGATGCGCTCTGGCAGATGGTGGGATTTTTCCTCGGCTGGACCGGCGGCGAGGGCCATGGCCGGGCGCTGGGCCTCGGCGAGTTGAAATTCTCCGGCCAGGTGCTGCCGAACATCAGCAAGGTTGTGTACAACATCGACATCAAGCGGGTGATGCGCTCGAAGCTGGTGCTGGGCATTGCGGATGGCTGGCTTTCCGCCGATGGCGAGATTATCTATCGCGCCAAGGACCTGAAGGTCTGCCTGTTCAAGGACACAGCCGCCGCATTGCAGCCGGGAACGTAG
- a CDS encoding Fur family iron response transcriptional regulator (product_source=KO:K09826; cath_funfam=1.10.10.10; cog=COG0735; ko=KO:K09826; pfam=PF01475; superfamily=46785): MTDSASHTHDDASAVAEINHGRQPALTGCPWHDVNEMLQSVGLRPTRQRMALGWLLFGKGARHLTAEMLYEEATLAKVPVSLATVYNTLNQLTDSGLLRQVSVDGTKTYFDTNVTAHHHYYLENNHELVDIPDPHMVLQKMPDVPDGYEISRIDMVVRLRKKR, translated from the coding sequence ATGACTGACAGCGCTTCGCATACGCATGATGACGCTTCCGCGGTTGCGGAAATCAATCACGGCCGCCAGCCGGCGCTGACTGGTTGCCCGTGGCATGACGTCAACGAAATGCTGCAGTCCGTCGGCCTGCGCCCGACCCGTCAGCGCATGGCGCTGGGCTGGCTCCTGTTCGGCAAGGGCGCCCGCCATCTGACGGCGGAAATGCTCTACGAGGAAGCCACCCTGGCGAAGGTGCCGGTATCGCTGGCCACTGTCTACAACACCCTGAACCAGCTCACCGATTCCGGCCTGCTGCGCCAGGTCAGCGTCGACGGCACCAAGACCTATTTCGACACCAACGTCACCGCGCATCACCATTATTACCTCGAGAACAACCACGAGCTGGTCGACATCCCCGATCCGCACATGGTGCTGCAGAAGATGCCCGACGTCCCCGACGGCTACGAAATCAGCCGCATCGACATGGTCGTCCGCCTGCGCAAGAAGCGCTGA
- a CDS encoding SH3-like domain-containing protein (product_source=COG3807; cleavage_site_network=SignalP-noTM; cog=COG3807; pfam=PF06347; smart=SM00287; superfamily=50044), giving the protein MAFRRFVCGVLFAGALLGASVDTGFAAKDAAVGTSGLPVPRYVSLKSDHVNVRAGPTKDNDVAWVYTRSGLPVEITAEYENWRRVRDSEGAEGWVYHSLLSGRRTAVVTMKTKDDLASIYDSPDSKSAVAARLQAGVVAQVKRCSNGWCRVIGTGFDGWIEQQRLWGVYADEKVD; this is encoded by the coding sequence ATGGCGTTCAGGCGTTTTGTGTGCGGGGTTTTGTTCGCAGGTGCGTTGCTCGGTGCGTCAGTGGATACAGGTTTTGCGGCCAAGGATGCCGCGGTAGGCACCAGCGGCCTGCCCGTACCGCGCTATGTCAGCCTGAAGTCCGACCATGTGAATGTCCGCGCCGGCCCCACCAAGGACAACGACGTCGCCTGGGTCTACACCCGTTCGGGCCTGCCGGTGGAAATCACCGCCGAATACGAGAACTGGCGCCGGGTGCGGGATTCCGAGGGCGCCGAGGGCTGGGTTTACCACTCCCTGCTGTCCGGCCGCCGCACCGCGGTGGTCACCATGAAGACCAAGGACGATCTGGCCTCGATCTATGACAGTCCGGATTCGAAGAGCGCGGTCGCGGCCAGGCTGCAGGCCGGTGTGGTCGCGCAGGTCAAGCGTTGCAGCAACGGCTGGTGCCGCGTCATCGGTACCGGCTTCGATGGCTGGATCGAGCAGCAGCGGCTGTGGGGTGTTTACGCCGACGAGAAGGTGGATTGA
- a CDS encoding glyoxylate reductase (product_source=KO:K00015; cath_funfam=3.40.50.720; cog=COG1052; ko=KO:K00015; pfam=PF00389,PF02826; superfamily=51735): MSVKKKPLVVVTRKLPDSVETRMRELFDARINLEDQPLTPEELAEAVRTADVLVPTVTDEITKELLEQPDCKVKLIANFGNGVDNIDVITAHARGITVTNTPKVLTEDTADMTMALILAVPRRLIEGASILTDGKDWPGWSPTWMLGKRLGGKRLGIIGMGRIGQAVARRARAFGLQIHYHNRKPVAPKIADELGATYWDSLDQMLARMDIISVNCPHTPATFHLLSARRLKLIRKDAYIVNTARGEVIDEETMTKLIETGDIAGAGLDVFEHEPAVNPKLVRLAKAGKVVLLPHMGSATIEGRVEMGEKVIINIRTFLDNHKPPDRVLPSML; encoded by the coding sequence ATGTCGGTCAAGAAAAAGCCTCTGGTCGTCGTCACGCGCAAGCTGCCGGATTCCGTCGAGACCCGGATGCGCGAATTGTTCGACGCGCGGATCAATCTCGAGGACCAGCCGCTGACGCCGGAAGAGCTTGCCGAAGCCGTGCGCACCGCCGACGTGCTGGTGCCCACCGTCACCGACGAAATCACCAAGGAATTGCTCGAGCAGCCCGACTGCAAAGTGAAGCTGATCGCCAATTTCGGCAACGGCGTCGACAATATCGACGTGATCACCGCGCATGCCCGCGGCATCACCGTCACCAACACGCCGAAGGTGCTGACCGAAGACACCGCCGACATGACCATGGCGCTGATTCTCGCGGTGCCGCGGCGGCTGATCGAAGGCGCCTCGATCCTCACCGACGGCAAGGACTGGCCGGGCTGGTCGCCGACCTGGATGCTCGGCAAACGGCTCGGCGGCAAGCGCTTGGGAATCATCGGCATGGGCCGGATCGGCCAGGCGGTGGCGCGCCGCGCCCGCGCCTTCGGGCTGCAGATCCACTATCACAACCGCAAGCCGGTGGCCCCGAAGATCGCCGACGAGCTCGGCGCCACCTATTGGGACAGCCTCGACCAGATGCTGGCGCGGATGGACATCATCTCGGTGAATTGCCCGCACACGCCGGCGACCTTCCATCTGCTGTCGGCGCGGCGCCTCAAACTGATCCGCAAGGACGCCTACATCGTCAACACCGCGCGCGGCGAGGTGATCGACGAGGAGACGATGACAAAACTGATCGAGACCGGCGACATCGCTGGCGCCGGCCTCGACGTGTTCGAGCACGAGCCTGCGGTCAATCCGAAGCTGGTGCGCCTCGCCAAGGCCGGCAAGGTGGTGCTGCTGCCGCATATGGGTTCGGCCACCATCGAAGGCCGCGTCGAGATGGGCGAGAAGGTCATCATCAACATCCGTACCTTCCTCGACAACCACAAGCCGCCGGATCGCGTGCTGCCGAGCATGCTGTAG
- a CDS encoding DNA-binding transcriptional LysR family regulator (product_source=COG0583; cath_funfam=1.10.10.10,3.40.190.10; cog=COG0583; pfam=PF00126,PF03466; superfamily=46785,53850) — MSDLDLRDLTAFIAVARTLNFRRAAVESHVSVSSLSQRLRDMEERLGVRLLHRTTRSVALTEAGEVLLARVGPAMGDVNAALQQVRGRRDVPSGRLRINAPAPVVDLVMAPMVAPFIAQYPQIQLEIIAETSLIDIVERGFDAGVRYGEHLAQDMIAVSLGPPERYAVVAAPQYVAQHGRPRHPKDLLQHCCIRTRFDSGALLDWEFEKGGRVVKVAPEGALVANYSHLGLRAALDGLGYFATFEGYVREDVASGALISVLEDWCAPFLGPFLYYPSRRQPPPALSAFIGFVAEWRKRERRKA, encoded by the coding sequence ATGAGTGACCTCGACCTGCGCGACCTCACGGCTTTCATCGCCGTGGCCCGGACCCTGAATTTCCGCCGCGCCGCGGTGGAGAGCCATGTCTCGGTGTCGAGCCTGAGCCAGCGGCTGCGCGATATGGAGGAGCGGCTCGGGGTTCGTTTGCTGCACCGCACCACGCGCAGCGTCGCGCTGACCGAGGCCGGCGAGGTGCTGCTGGCACGGGTCGGGCCGGCCATGGGCGACGTAAATGCTGCACTGCAACAAGTTCGAGGCCGCCGAGATGTGCCGTCGGGCCGGCTGCGCATCAATGCGCCGGCGCCGGTAGTCGATCTGGTGATGGCGCCGATGGTCGCGCCTTTTATTGCGCAATATCCGCAGATCCAGCTCGAAATCATCGCCGAAACCTCCCTTATCGACATTGTCGAGCGGGGTTTTGACGCCGGTGTGCGCTATGGCGAGCACCTGGCACAGGATATGATCGCGGTGTCGCTGGGCCCGCCGGAGCGTTACGCCGTCGTTGCTGCGCCGCAATATGTTGCGCAGCATGGCCGCCCGCGGCATCCGAAGGATTTGCTACAGCATTGCTGCATTCGCACCCGCTTCGACAGCGGCGCGTTGCTGGACTGGGAGTTCGAGAAGGGCGGCCGGGTTGTCAAAGTGGCGCCGGAGGGCGCGCTGGTGGCGAATTATTCGCACCTCGGCCTGCGCGCGGCGCTGGATGGTCTCGGCTACTTTGCCACCTTCGAGGGTTATGTCAGGGAGGACGTTGCCTCCGGTGCGCTGATCAGCGTGCTCGAGGACTGGTGCGCGCCGTTTCTTGGCCCCTTCCTGTATTACCCGAGCCGAAGACAGCCGCCGCCGGCGCTGAGCGCGTTTATCGGGTTCGTCGCGGAATGGCGGAAGCGGGAGCGACGGAAAGCGTAG